CTCTAATCGTCCGTGCAAGCAATAATTATAACACCATTGTTTTCGGCTTTTAAGGGAATTACACACATTTTGAACTAAAAAGTGTAATTAGTCCAATTGAATATAGTTTGAATGGATTGAATAACTTGTGATTAAGCCAATAATTTTAGCAATAATTGGTTTATTCAAAGatcaaaataaaatctaaattgaTTTATAAGCCGTACAGAATTGCAAGCTATGATATCATATTAAAatgaactaaaaataaaatgaaaaagagaATATTGCTTTATTCACTGTATATAGATTGACTTGTGTACAATAAAAAGATTCTCAAGACAAGAAAATATACAgaacaaaatatttaattaattattgattaaaaGTCTAATATAAGCATCAATTAAGcctaaattatgaaatttatagCCAACATGAATCCTAATCAGTGGGATTTGTTGACAACAGGATTATGTCtacaatattttaatagaaaaaaacaaGAAATGGAGCTTGGGCATGTACCAAATTAACTACTAAAAAAATCAGAAGAATTATGGATATCCACTAAGtataataattctttttataagcaaaaatattattattaaaaaccaAGAAAAACTTAATATGATTTCATTTACACCATCATCAGGACAGGCTCCCAGGTATGGAACTGAagatatattataaaaacaaaAGCAAGTAGATACAAAGAAAACAATTCAATCGgcggaaaagaaaaaaaaaaatcaaacccaaGCAACGAATCCCCGGTTCAATGGCTGCCTAATTTCGCAAGGGCATATATAATCCAATTGGCCTCTCTAAATTTATGCTTAAACCGAATAAAGGGGAGAATTTTAAAGCTGTAATCCAATTAGATGTAGAGTTAGCAGTGGAGGAAAGTCCATTTTTATTACagtataatatatttttctggTACATATAACAAATATTCTAATACCAAACCGACATTATATTTCCTAAATCAAGTGGCATTTTACaaatcattattaaattttgaaCGACTCTTTTTGTCTTGTAGGGATAGAGTTTGGTTACTAACCCTCTGAATATTTTCTTCACAtatcatatcaataatgcatCAAAGGTCAGCCTCTTCTAACAACAAAGTATCCCATATTAttagtattataattttaattatgaagtCAACCATAAGggagaaatttttaaaagatgtGGTTGGCTGGCAACAGCAACTGCATGTATTTTTTCAACAATTTGATAAATGGGGTTTACTTAAAATTGGACTTTTTGATGATTATGGAtattgtaattaataaattaaattaatatgaaaatgaTGTCTTAATATTTCCACCACAAAATCTAAAAATCCAAAAATCTAACTGGTAAAGGTTCAATCTGGCTTAGATAGGAAGAGCTTTCTGGCAATCTCTGAATGCCGCCTCTCATATCATTTTCTTGACCCTTGCTTACCATCAAATAatcttttgattattttttttttctaattatgcAAATTAAGCTTTTAAGTTTTATTTCATCCTGTGATTAAATCGCCAGCTCTCCGTTATGATTACGGTGTATCTACGTAGAAACCGAAGGGGTATTAACCCCTGAAATTTCTATACTTTTTAGGGGTATTTTGGTAATTTCTCAAAACCCTATTTTATTAAGTGAAAGAGcattattttacttattttttttctctatatTACTTTGTTGGAAACTAGTTAAGAGAATTGATTGAACAAATGAGTTTCTTAtaatagattatttaaatttaaaaaatagattttaaaattaagaaaatataaattattaatttaatatatcagactatttaaattaaaaaaaaagattttaaagctagaaaaatattaatttcatgAGTTTCATTACTCATACTatctagaaaaaaaaatgctAGATTTAGAAAAAAGAAGTTTCATATttcatgaattaaattaaatggaaaaattttttatgttaaaattactacgactatttaaattaatttagtaccAAACGGTTTTgtatcacttttttttttttttaatctgtaAAATTGTATTAAAATCCAAAAGGGCAaagatatataaattgattcaaatgtgtaattaaacctTTCTCAGAAAacaattcaaaaaattaaaacaaaatccaataaatcaaaccaaaaaccaaaaatcctaaaacagtaaaacaagaaaataaccATAGCCGCAAAACGTAATTTCACCGTCAAAAGCGGAGGAAGGGCAACCAACACAGAAATTTCTAGCACACGATTTTCATAATGAAATTAAgctttttgattaattaattaattgaatagtGGTGAACAAATTCCTTATAGTCATGCAGCAAAATCATGACATCATAACCctaataaatcaaataattgaAGTGAGATGGAAGCATTATCCAAAATTCGTaaggattaaattaattaagaatctaaaaatattattagcCGATGTcttcatattaaatattaaggaaatacttaaaaatgcatttaattaattattatttttaaatacaaacaTTCCAAATTTGATTAGAATTACATCATATTcctatttaactaaataaaatacattaatcGAGTATTTAGACAAAACTTCATTTAAGGGAgaaaagtaataaattattcattttaagactcgatattaaatttctttttttttttataaaatttgatattaaacatttaaaaataatagatagCTTAGAACTCGAATAACAAATAAAACGTAACATATATAAGCAGTTAACTATCGGTGGTTATATATAACAGTTATATATATagtgattttattataatattaattatatttctcaAATCGATTATCAATACTATATgatctaatttttaatatttaatcaatAATCATATAGTGAAATTTCTAGGTGGAGAAAGATACTCCTAGGCTAATCTAAACATGTGAAATACtatcaaattttaaatcatatatatatatatatatataaaacaccGTCATGAAAAATTAGATCTAAATGAGTTCACATGGTTAAATTTGCTCATGATTATtaagggattttttttttcggtCTTTTATGATGAGCAAAAGTATTATCAAAAAGTTGTTGTAacagaatatatttttttcttcaaaaataaaaaaataattatgtcaACAGATTAATTatagtttattaatatttattcatttttaagTCAACAAATGTATTCCTAATACGTAAGAGATGACCTGGCCATCGTCAATCTTTCATCACAAAGTTCCAGACATGGGTACCTAACTTTAGATCCATTGTTCTATTGTACTGAATTAATCTTTGACTTGTAATAATTCTTCTCTGATACGTGGAGCCCAAGTCATGTCTACACTCTATCTTTACTAGAAAAGAATATGGAATAAGTACTCCTCGTTTGGCAAATGCTTAATTAGCTTCTACACCATTTTTTTAGACTTTAGAGAACAATTCACCAACCACCAAGGTTTTGGCATAGGCCAACACTTCACTATATAAGGAGGTGAGCGCTGCCTCAGTAGAtatgctaaaaaaaaaaaaactacataGCCAATATTAGCCTACCCAAAGAAAAAACCAAATACCAAAAACCATGAAGGTGAGAATTGAGAGCACAAGAACTGTTCAGCCAATCTATGAAGGCAATTGCCCTCCTCCAACCTCTCACTGTATCCCTCTGAGTGTCTTTGATAAGGTCACATATAACACCCACATCGCAGTTATCTATGCCTATCGTCCACCGACACCAAAAAATGCAACCATTGAGCTTGGTCTCCAAAGGGCCTTATCAGAGTATAGAGAATGGGCTGGACGGCTAGGGGAAGATGAGAAAGGTAATCCTGTCATTTTTCTCAATGACAAAGGGGTTAAACTAGTTGAAGCATCTGTGGATGGCAAGCTTGATCAACTCATGCCCTTGAAGCCATCTCCTTTTTTGCTTAGCCTTCACCCTAGCTTGAAGGATGTGGAGGAGCTTGTGCAAGTTCAACTCACAAGGTTCACTTGTGGCTCATTAGTGGTTGGCTTCACAGCTCATCACTTGGTAGCTGATGGTCATTCCACTAGCAATTTCTTGGTTGCATGGGGCAAAGCTAGTCGTGGAGTTGATATGAGCCCAATTCCTCTTCATGATCGAACCATTTTCATCCCTCGAAAACCTCCTCATTTTGAGTTTGAACACAGGGGAGTTGAGTTCAAAACTAAAGGTCTCCTCAAAGATTGTCCAAATAAATATGATGACAACTTTGTGGATGATATTATAGTCCATAAAGTCCATTTCACATTGGATTTTCTGTCCAAGCTCAAGGCTAGAGCTTCTCCACCATTAAATAATCTGCAGAACAAGCCTTACAGTACTTTTGAGAGCTTGGTTGCTCACCTATGGAGAGCTGTAACAAGGGCTCGAGGGCTCGGTGGATTCGAGACAACACATGTGAGAATCTCTGTGAATGGACGCATGCGAATGAATCCAAGAGTATCCAATGAGTACTTTGGAAACTTGGTGCTATGGGCATTTCCAACTTCCAGGGTTAAAGACCTACTGCGAGAGCCATTACCTTATGCAGCCAAGCTCATTCATGAAGCTGTAGCAAAGGTAAACAACAACTACTTCAAATCATTCATCGACTTCGCTACCCACAAGGTGGAGAAGGAAGAAGACCTAGTACCCACGGCAGAGATGAACAAAACGGTGCTATGCCCTAATTTAGAAGTTGATAGTTGGCTAAGGTTTCCATTTTATGATTTGGATTTTGGAGGAGGAAGTCCATATATATTTATGCCATCTTATTTTCCAACGGAAGGAATGATGTTTCTCCTACCTTCGTTCATTGGAGATGGAAGCATAGACGCCTTCGTACCTCTTTTCCAGGAAAATTTGGCAAGCTTCAAGGAAATTATCTATTCATTGGACTAAGTATTTATCTTTTCCATTGTTATAAGAAGTTCTTTAATAGTTGTTTGTCATGTATTTTTCTTGAAGGTGGACCATTTACCTGCTTGTCAGAACAACTGCTTTCAGGAGATATCATATAAagagatttaattatatttgcatGGAAAATTTTCAAGTAAAAAACTTTGAAATTTGATAACCAATCAATATAAGAGATCATAAATAAACTATACGCAATTGGTGACGTGTTGTCGGGATTGGGAActgaatatatttatatatattttttgaattatttgataattaagtaatttaagataacaaattataaaatctataaaatagttatttattaaattcttaataataaataaattattaaatttaatttctgtttaataaaataatcatttatAAAAGATATGAGTTGATTATTGATTAGTTGTCCTTTTAAGtggttaatattttttataataaaagtttttttttattattttagtaataaattgagagattactcttttaattttaaagatagatttttattcattatttttatttattattatagtaaat
This sequence is a window from Manihot esculenta cultivar AM560-2 chromosome 4, M.esculenta_v8, whole genome shotgun sequence. Protein-coding genes within it:
- the LOC110613924 gene encoding agmatine coumaroyltransferase-2: MKVRIESTRTVQPIYEGNCPPPTSHCIPLSVFDKVTYNTHIAVIYAYRPPTPKNATIELGLQRALSEYREWAGRLGEDEKGNPVIFLNDKGVKLVEASVDGKLDQLMPLKPSPFLLSLHPSLKDVEELVQVQLTRFTCGSLVVGFTAHHLVADGHSTSNFLVAWGKASRGVDMSPIPLHDRTIFIPRKPPHFEFEHRGVEFKTKGLLKDCPNKYDDNFVDDIIVHKVHFTLDFLSKLKARASPPLNNLQNKPYSTFESLVAHLWRAVTRARGLGGFETTHVRISVNGRMRMNPRVSNEYFGNLVLWAFPTSRVKDLLREPLPYAAKLIHEAVAKVNNNYFKSFIDFATHKVEKEEDLVPTAEMNKTVLCPNLEVDSWLRFPFYDLDFGGGSPYIFMPSYFPTEGMMFLLPSFIGDGSIDAFVPLFQENLASFKEIIYSLD